A region of the Pseudarthrobacter phenanthrenivorans Sphe3 genome:
TAAAGGTGGAAGTTGGTGTCCTTCGGGTTCCAACCGCCGTTGGAGACTCCGCGGAACTGCCTGAGGAGCTCCGCAAGGTCCACGTTGCGGGTGAGGGCCACGCCGTGCTCGCGGTAGGTGGGGAAGATGTAGTCCTGAGGCTGGCTGGCCCGCCCGGAACCGATCTGCGCGGCCTCCTGCCCGGTCAGCGGCACCCAGAGGGCAAGCTGGCCCTGCCGCTGCAAGGCAGTGGCTTCCACATCGAACCTGCGGATCGCGGCCATGTCCGCGTAGAGGCCGCGGAGTCCCTCAGGGGTGATCTTCCGGGCGTACTCCGTGAAGACCGGATCAAAGCCGAGTTTTCCGTCAGGCCCGAGAAGCTGGATCATCTGCGCTGGAGGCTCACCCATGACCGCCTCGGCATCCGCCTCGCGCTGGTCGTCTACCGCTGTTTCGTCGAACTCGGTGGAAGGCAGATGTGTGCCCATACCGTCTCCTCGCTTGCCGCATGCGGATGCAGTGCAATGTCGCTGGGATATATGCCTTCAGAGGAATAGATTCCCGGCGCGGCATATATATTGCTGTACTGATCCTAACTTTATCTTCAGTAGGTACGCGCAGAGCTACTTGTTAAGCGCTAGGAACGAATGCGCCCCTTTGTATAGGTCGCACAGAGCTGGAGGAATCTGCTGTTCGCCTCCGCTTCGCCAATGCTCACCCTGACGCCCTCACCGGGAAACGCCCTGACGGACAAGGCCTTGCTGGCCGCAAGCTCAGCAAATTCGGCGCTATCCGCTCCCAGGCCAAGCCAGACAAAATTGCCCTGGGCGTCAGGAACAAACCAGCCCAGGCTCCGCAGGCCCGCCGTGACACGCTCCCTCTCATCCACGATGCTTTGTACCCTTTCTACAACCTGGGAGTAATTCTGCAGCGAAACCATGGCCGCTTTTTCTGCAATCTGCGACACGGCGAACGGCGTTGCCGCCACCCGCAGGTACTGCGTGAGTCCAGGATTGGAGACGCTGTAGCCCACCCGCAGCCCGGCCAGCCCGTGCGCTTTGGAGAAGGTCCGCAGTACCACAACGTTGGGGTACCTGCGGTACAAGGCGATGCCGTCCGCTGCGTCCTGCGCCCTGACGAACTCCTGGTAAGCCTCATCGATGACCACCACCACGTGCGGTGGGACCAGCCGGATGAAGTCCTCGGTCTCGGCTGCCCCGAGGACTGGGCCGGTGGGATTGTTGGGCGTGCAGAGCAGGATGACTTTGGTCCGGTCCGTGACAGCGGCCGCCATCGCCGGCAGGTCGTGCCGGCCGTCCTCAGTGACAGGTATGGGCACGCTTTCGGCTCCGGACAGGCCCACGCTGATGGGGTATGCCTCGAAGGAACGCCAGGCGTAAATCACCTCATCCGCGGTCCCGTCCTCATTCCGGCCTGCGAACGTGGCCAGCAACTGGTTGAGGGCGCCCAGGCTGCCCGCACCCGTGACGATGTCCTCAGCAGGAACTCCGAGGAACTCCGAGAGCTCCGCCCGCAGCTTGCTGCTCAGCGGGTCAGGATAGCGGTTGAAGTCCGCCTGGTGCGCGATGGCCTCAAGGACTGCCGGGAGCGGGGGCAGCGGATTTTCGTTCGAGGAGAGCTTGTAGCTCACCAGGCCATCCACGGCTGCTGCAGGTTTTCCGGCGGCATAGCGGGGCAGCCTGCCCACCACGGGGCGTGGCCGGGTGCCGCCCGTCACGGTCTCAGATGAGGTCATGCAGACCAGCCTACTTCGCAGGATGCTGGAGGGAAGGCGGTGTCACTCGCCTGCTTTTTGTTGCACGAAGGGCGGCCGGCGGAACCTGTGCAGAAAGTTCCGCCGGCCGCCCCGTTTACGTGCGCTCCCGTGTCAGGAGGGTCGCCCCGTTCCCGAACCGGCCGCGGACGGCGCGGTGGCGCTGTCCATCCGGGTGCCCGCCAGGTGCGGCGCCCAACCGTCCGTCCCGCGGAGGTACTCTTCCAGCGTGAACTCTGCGGCCAGGGCTGGATCCAGCTGGGGGCGGGTGGGGGTGATGCGGGATCCCGGCCCGTTGTTGTTGAACTCGTGGAACCGCGCTTCCCGCCAGGAGAAGCCGCTCATATCCGTCCAGGGCGTTTCGGAGATGTGCGACCCTAGCCAGGAGTTTCTGACCAACACCTGGGCGATGGCGTCCACGTCCCCGCTGGGATGCCAGGGACGGCCAAGGTGGACCGAACCCGCTGCGGCACTGGAGACAAACCTGCAGTCCGTAAACAGGTAGCCGTGCTTGATCCCGATGTTCACGCTGCCGGCGGAAACATAGCCGTTGTTGGTCCCGGACCCCCGGTCCAGGGAACGGATTTCACAGCCGGAGAAGACGGCGGTCCCCCGGCCAAAGATGAAGTCGACGTCCCCTTCCACGTAGCACCCGGCAAAGTAGGACCGTGCCTGGACACCGCGGGCCGGGGAATCGACCAGCAACGTGTCCTGGTTTCCGAGGCAGCGGATATTGCGCAGCACCGCTCGGTCTCCGGTCAGGAAGAGTGCAACCGCCTGACGGTTCTTCATCTCCTGGTTGGCGGCCTCATCGAAGTCATTGCTGAACGTGAGGTTTTCCGCGGTGAAGTCGGTCCCGTCAATCCGTACGCTCGCACTTCCGCCCGTTCCAAAGGGGCCAGTGCCGTCAGGCTTGGGGGTGCCGGAGGCATTGTTGTGGACAAGTACAACGTCCTCCGGCTTCTCTCCCAGCCCGATGAACGAGACTCTTGCCTTGTTGGCCGGCACCCGGACGGTTCCCCGGTAGGTGCCGGGCGCGATGCGGATCTGGGTGCGGCGCGTGCTGCCTGCGGGTACTGCGTCAACTGCAGCCTGCACTGTCTGGAAACCTGCTCCCGGTCCAACCTCCAGGACCAGCGGCTTATCCACAGGCCGTTCGCTAGGCCAATGGATCCCTTGCATCGGGTCAAGCCGGTCGTTGAGGTGCTGGAAATAACCGGGCGGCACCGCCTGCTGCGCCTGGAGTTCCAAAGCCACCAGTTTGGCCACGGCGAAGGCGCCTTCAGCCTGGAAGTGCGTGTTGTCGGCAACGCCGTCCGGGTACTGCGGGTAGCGGCCGGGGTCTGCATAAAGGAAATGGTTCTTGGTACCTTCCGGCCCGAGCTGCTGCCACAACTCCTTGGAGGAGGCGGAAAGGTCCACGAGCGGCGTTTGGGTTACGGCGGCGAGTTCACGGACAGCCTGTGGATAGGATCCGTGCGAATCCTGTGCCACGCCCAAGGCACTGAACCTGCGCCGTTCCACCGGGGTGACCAGCACGGGTTTGGCACCGCTGCCCCTGGCGCCGTCAATGTATTTCTGCAGGTACTCCTTGAACGTTGTCTGTGGATCCGTGCCCCTCGCCGGGTCCTGGACCTTCTCGTCATTGTGCCCGAAGGAGATGAGCAGGTAGTCGCCCGGCTGGAGCATGGCCACCACTTCGTCCAACAAGCCCGCATCGGCGAAACTCTTGGACGAGGCGCCGGACCAGGCACAGTCAAACACGCCGGACTGCGGCCCCAGCAGCAAGGGGAGCGCCTGTCCCCAGCCAGCCCGGGGACGTTCCGAGTGCTGATAGGCCGCGGAGGTGGAATCACCCACCACGAAGATGACCGGATGGGGGCGGTCCAAGGGAGGTTCGTTCGCTTGCAGGACGGCGGCATGGGCGCGCAGAGCGGCTGGTCCCGAGAGTCCCGCCGCTGCTGTCACTGCTCCCGCTGCCACCGCAGCCAGGACGGAGCGGCGGCTGGGCTTGAAGCGGCCCATCAGCGGGCCTCCCCTGCTGTGAAGACGGGTCCGACGGCGCCCGCCAGGAGTGCGGGCACAGCCTGGGCCGCATGGACGTGGGTTCGGAGTTCCGGCTTCCAGCTGTCGTCGGCCGCCAGTTGCCGGTCCGCGGGCGCGGCTGCGTTGTAGGCCTCACGGAGGTCCACGATCTTGCCATTTACTGCGTTACCGATGGTGGCAATGGCCTTCCCCTTGAAGTAGGAGATCACCGCTGCGGTGGGAATGTCTGCCGGGAGGGTGACGGCATTTGCCTCAGCATAGAGGTGGGATTCCACACCTGCCCTGAAGGTGTACCCGTACGGGATCCCCGATGAATCCGAGGTCCTGAAGTGGTTGTTGTACACGTCCACCTGTCCGTAGCGCACCCGGGGTGCACGCTGGCCCACATTGTCAAAGACGTTGTGGTGGATGGTTACGCGCAGCTTGCCAACATCCCCCCGGCTGGTGGAATCCGTGGACCCGATGAGCAGGAGCTTGTCGTGTTCCGAGAACCGGTTGTAGGACATGGTGACCAGGTCCGAGCCGTTGGTCACGTCAACGGCCCCATCGTGGACCTGGTACGGCCGGCCGAAGTAGCTGGGCTGGGCGCTGTCCAGGTTTGGGGCGTCAGTAAAGTGGGCATGGTCCACCCAGACGTTCCTGGACCCGTTGATGATCTGCAGGAGGTCATACTCGCTGTTCCAGTTACCGGTGTCACCGTCGGTGGGGTCCCAGGACGGAAAACAGTCGGCGGCATCACGCACTGTCAGATTCCGGACGATGACGTTCTCTGCCCGGTTGATTCGGAGCGCCGCCCCCGAGATGCTGCTGCCCGGCCCCGCTCCTACGAGGGTGGTGTTGCTGGGGATGTCCCAGCGGATCGTGGAGGCCTGCTTCGCCGCTGCAAGCCGCCGGGCGCTCTCCTGCGGCCCCTCCGGTTCCGTGTCCGTTCCGTATCGGACGGGATCGAAATCGGCCAGGTACCGGGCCAGGGAATACCCCGTTCCGCTTGCGTAGTCGTCGCAGCTCAGGGGAGAACCGTTCGCGTCCACGTTGGCCGCGATATCCCCGTGGATGCGGATGATCTTCGGCTCCGACCCTGCAAAGGCAAAGGCTGACAGCAGTTCAGCCTTTGTCGAGACGTCGTAAACCCGGTCTGCACTTGCTGCTGCTCCACCGGTGGTACCCGTTCCGGCTGCGGCCCAGCCATCATTCGCGGGGAGCACTTGGCGCTCCAGCGGCACGCGGGCAGTCTGCGCTGCGGGGTCGGCCTGCGGGGCAGGGGAAGCAAACGAGGTGGGTGAGCTTGCCAGCAGCGAGGCGGCCACGGCCACCAGCACTGACAGCGACGTTAAGGGCTTCGGATTACGCATGATCTCTCTTCCTCCATTGGAATGAACCACGCTCTGATGGCGGCAAACAGCACAGCTGGCCGCGCATGAGAAAGCGATTTCTCCACTATCGGAAACCGTTTTCTTGTTGTCAAGGGGTGCGTAAGTTTTTGACTTCGGCAACTCCGGCTTGTCACGGAACTCGTTTGCTCCAGGTTGGGGAATGCTGCGCCACCTGCACGGCATGCACAGACCAGAATGTGCAACGATTGGCACATGCGACTGATTGCCCGGGTACTGATCAACGCTCTGGCGCTTTGGGTGGCCAGCTGGATACTTCCTGGCCTGGAGATCGCCAGCTCTGCCGCCGCGGACGCCGTGGCCGGAAGCGGTGTCACGCAGGAAACTGACACCATAGGCCTGGTCCTGGCCTACTTGTTCATCGGCGCCATCTTTGGACTGGTGAACGTGCTGGTCAGGCCGCTGGTGAGCCTCCTTGCGCTGCCCATCACCATCCTGACCCTGGGTCTTTTTACGATCGTAATTAACGCTGCAATGCTGTACCTGACGTCCTGGATCAGCAGCTTCACCCCCGTGCACTTCACCATCGACTCCTTCTTCTGGACAGCGGTCCTCGCCGCCATCATCACCACCCTGGTCTCGCTGGTTGCCGGCGGAATCACAGGCGTCCGGCGGTAATACCTCCGGGCGGGAAAGCTATCGGCCGCCGTGTCCACGTTCCCGCCTTCGGGTGTTGGCCGCGTGGAG
Encoded here:
- a CDS encoding histidinol-phosphate transaminase — its product is MTSSETVTGGTRPRPVVGRLPRYAAGKPAAAVDGLVSYKLSSNENPLPPLPAVLEAIAHQADFNRYPDPLSSKLRAELSEFLGVPAEDIVTGAGSLGALNQLLATFAGRNEDGTADEVIYAWRSFEAYPISVGLSGAESVPIPVTEDGRHDLPAMAAAVTDRTKVILLCTPNNPTGPVLGAAETEDFIRLVPPHVVVVIDEAYQEFVRAQDAADGIALYRRYPNVVVLRTFSKAHGLAGLRVGYSVSNPGLTQYLRVAATPFAVSQIAEKAAMVSLQNYSQVVERVQSIVDERERVTAGLRSLGWFVPDAQGNFVWLGLGADSAEFAELAASKALSVRAFPGEGVRVSIGEAEANSRFLQLCATYTKGRIRS
- a CDS encoding pectinesterase family protein; translation: MGRFKPSRRSVLAAVAAGAVTAAAGLSGPAALRAHAAVLQANEPPLDRPHPVIFVVGDSTSAAYQHSERPRAGWGQALPLLLGPQSGVFDCAWSGASSKSFADAGLLDEVVAMLQPGDYLLISFGHNDEKVQDPARGTDPQTTFKEYLQKYIDGARGSGAKPVLVTPVERRRFSALGVAQDSHGSYPQAVRELAAVTQTPLVDLSASSKELWQQLGPEGTKNHFLYADPGRYPQYPDGVADNTHFQAEGAFAVAKLVALELQAQQAVPPGYFQHLNDRLDPMQGIHWPSERPVDKPLVLEVGPGAGFQTVQAAVDAVPAGSTRRTQIRIAPGTYRGTVRVPANKARVSFIGLGEKPEDVVLVHNNASGTPKPDGTGPFGTGGSASVRIDGTDFTAENLTFSNDFDEAANQEMKNRQAVALFLTGDRAVLRNIRCLGNQDTLLVDSPARGVQARSYFAGCYVEGDVDFIFGRGTAVFSGCEIRSLDRGSGTNNGYVSAGSVNIGIKHGYLFTDCRFVSSAAAGSVHLGRPWHPSGDVDAIAQVLVRNSWLGSHISETPWTDMSGFSWREARFHEFNNNGPGSRITPTRPQLDPALAAEFTLEEYLRGTDGWAPHLAGTRMDSATAPSAAGSGTGRPS
- a CDS encoding pectate lyase family protein yields the protein MRNPKPLTSLSVLVAVAASLLASSPTSFASPAPQADPAAQTARVPLERQVLPANDGWAAAGTGTTGGAAASADRVYDVSTKAELLSAFAFAGSEPKIIRIHGDIAANVDANGSPLSCDDYASGTGYSLARYLADFDPVRYGTDTEPEGPQESARRLAAAKQASTIRWDIPSNTTLVGAGPGSSISGAALRINRAENVIVRNLTVRDAADCFPSWDPTDGDTGNWNSEYDLLQIINGSRNVWVDHAHFTDAPNLDSAQPSYFGRPYQVHDGAVDVTNGSDLVTMSYNRFSEHDKLLLIGSTDSTSRGDVGKLRVTIHHNVFDNVGQRAPRVRYGQVDVYNNHFRTSDSSGIPYGYTFRAGVESHLYAEANAVTLPADIPTAAVISYFKGKAIATIGNAVNGKIVDLREAYNAAAPADRQLAADDSWKPELRTHVHAAQAVPALLAGAVGPVFTAGEAR
- a CDS encoding phage holin family protein, encoding MRLIARVLINALALWVASWILPGLEIASSAAADAVAGSGVTQETDTIGLVLAYLFIGAIFGLVNVLVRPLVSLLALPITILTLGLFTIVINAAMLYLTSWISSFTPVHFTIDSFFWTAVLAAIITTLVSLVAGGITGVRR